From the Solanum pennellii chromosome 4, SPENNV200 genome, one window contains:
- the LOC107016563 gene encoding uncharacterized protein LOC107016563 — protein MVQWKGSRLDSPPKIIIKLRELILTKPSVQWLKKAFLCNSSLFIWMSSQDTILLLLYVDDIVLTGSCISLLKALVSNLNSKFAMKDMGDLHYFLEIEVIRCLDGLLLSQHKYAMDILEHTKMTCAGPIHTPIATKYELYDTGGPPINAFEFQSIVGALKYLTLTRPELAYEVNLLCQFKQHPCDTHWTGVKRVLHYLAGTTQLGLHITAKSSFNLVGFIDADWGGCPIT, from the exons ATGGTTCAGTGGAAAGGTTCAAGGCTCGACTCACCGccaaaaattataatcaaattgAGGGAGTTGATTTTGACAAAACCTTCAGTCCAGTG GTTGAAGAAGGCTTT CCTGTGTAACTCCTCTCTCTTCATTTGGATGTCTTCTCAAGACACCATTTTGCTActtctttatgttgatgatatagtTCTTACAGGAAGTTGCATCTCCCTTCTAAAGGCTTTGGTATCTAATCTAAACTCCAAGTTTGCTATGAAAGATATGGGTGATCTCCACTACTTTCTTGAAATTGAAGTTATACGCTGCCTGGATGGTTTATTGCTTAGCCAACACAAGTATGCAATGGATATATTAGAACACACTAAGATGACTTGTGCCGGTCCTATTCATACTCCTATTGCTACAAAATATGAGCTTTATGATACCGGAGGTCCTCCTATAAATGCCTTTGAGTTCCAAAGTATAGTTGGTGCCCTGAAATACTTAACTCTCACTCGGCCTGAACTTGCCTATGAAGTTAATCTCCTCTGCCAGTTTAAGCAACACCCTTGTGACACTCATTGGACTGGTGTAAAGCGAGTACTTCACTACTTAGCAGGAACTACACAACTTGGCCTTCACATCACTGCAAAATCCTCTTTCAATTTAGTTGGTTTTATCGATGCAGATTGGGGTGGTTGTCCTATCACGTGA